In Pseudomonas fluorescens, a genomic segment contains:
- a CDS encoding RidA family protein — translation MTKITKLKTGSPFEDQASYSRLVAVDNWIYVSNTAGRNPQTKLIPEDVLEQTLQVFANIESALKAVDASLADVVCSRVFIQDPKDVPAVMGLIGEKFRGVDPASTVTCPPLGSTVYKVELEVTAYRNASKAQVDVIRLSQ, via the coding sequence ATGACAAAAATCACCAAGCTCAAGACCGGTTCCCCATTCGAAGACCAGGCCAGCTATTCGCGCCTGGTCGCCGTGGACAACTGGATCTACGTTTCCAACACCGCGGGCCGTAACCCGCAGACCAAGCTGATTCCCGAGGATGTCCTGGAGCAGACTCTCCAGGTGTTTGCCAACATTGAGTCAGCCCTGAAGGCAGTCGATGCGAGCCTGGCCGATGTGGTGTGTTCGCGGGTGTTTATCCAGGACCCCAAGGACGTGCCGGCCGTGATGGGGTTGATCGGCGAAAAGTTTCGCGGTGTCGATCCGGCCAGCACCGTTACCTGCCCGCCACTGGGCTCGACGGTCTACAAGGTTGAGCTGGAAGTGACTGCGTATCGCAACGCCTCGAAGGCGCAGGTCGACGTCATTCGCCTGTCGCAATAA